Proteins from one Parasteatoda tepidariorum isolate YZ-2023 chromosome 4, CAS_Ptep_4.0, whole genome shotgun sequence genomic window:
- the LOC107437879 gene encoding hornerin-like gives MAIIFGFRYSKVNIPSDKMKFQVFALAIVLISAVVAEEKSEDLAVEESAPHYEVYPVHASSHGSHGYGSHGHLSKGHDSHGHGHYSDHGEDGKTGYDKHGSHLISSYGDHGAHGSHGGHHDHYGKHGAYVKNSGHGYEKAYSYDKQVHLHDVDSHKSGHHDSHADHGHHGYKNAGHYDQAAHKAYGSHGKAGSYGYGSSGHLKSDHGHHAYDKHDNGKHGYAASYGAGHYEPAPAVYVAKAPLPVYAPKAAVYVPKAVVAHEPVYVSKVAHAAPAYAHKPLVSVYQPKVAIPIYEPKPSAPGYYSYHH, from the exons ATGGCAATCATATTCGGATTCAGGTATTCCAAAGTAAACATCCCTTCagacaaaatgaaatttcag GTTTTCGCATTAGCCATTGTGCTAATATCAGCTGTTGTAGCAGAAGAAAAATCAGAAGACTTAGCCGTAGAAGAAAGTGCTCCTCATTATGAAGTATACCCAGTACATGCATCTAGTCACGGTAGCCATGGTTATGGATCACATGGACATTTGTCCAAAGGACACGACTCTCATGGACATGGACATTACTCAGACCATGGGGAAGATGGAAAGACTGGCTACGACAAACATGGTTCTCATTTGATCTCCTCTTATGGTGATCATGGAGCTCATGGCTCTCATGGAGGACATCATGACCACTATG GCAAGCATGGTGCCTACGTTAAAAACAGTGGACATGGATATGAAAAAGCTTATTCTTATGATAAACAAGTTCATCTCCATGATGTTGACTCTCATAAATCTGGTCATCATGACAGTCATGCTGATCATGGACACCATGgatataaa AATGCTGGCCATTACGATCAGGCAGCACATAAAGCATACGGTTCACACGGAAAGGCTGGATCATACGGCTATGGCTCTTCTGGCCACCTGAAATCTGACCATGGTCACCACGCTTATGACAAACATGACAATGGAAAGCATGGATATGCTGCCTCTTATGGTGCTGGTCACTATGAGCCTGCTCCAGCTGTATACGTAGCTAAAGCACCCTTGCCAGTCTACGCACCAAAGGCTGCAGTCTATGTGCCAAAAGCTGTTGTCGCACACGAGCCAGTCTACGTTTCTAAAGTAGCTCACGCAGCCCCAGCTTATGCTCACAAACCTCTTGTCTCTGTCTACCAACCTAAAGTTGCCATTCCCATCTATGAGCCAAAGCCATCTGCACCAGGATATTACTCCTATCATCATTAA